Proteins found in one Merismopedia glauca CCAP 1448/3 genomic segment:
- a CDS encoding NarK family nitrate/nitrite MFS transporter, with protein sequence MLKELFSFRGRYKTLHLTWLAFFLTFVCWFNFAPFASTIGKSLALDKGQLTTLGICNLALTIPARIIIGMLLDKYGPRITYSALLVFAIVPCFATALSQDFNQLVFSRLLMGIVGAGFVVGIRMVSEWFPPKEIGIAEGIYGGWGNFGAFGAEFALPALAIGTAFLSGGAYNWRVAIALTGVIAAIYGVIYYNSVQDTPAGKAYKKPKRNGGLQVTSARSFYALLVMNFGLIFALGVLAWRLAQPKINFLSTGQMYGVWGLLLALYAYQSYKSWEVNKEVVSGTKTYSPSERYQFRQVALLEFTYVTNFGSELAAVSMLPLFFEYTFGLEHAQASMIAACYPFLNLVSRPSGGLISDKLGSRKWTMTFICFGIGISYLIAFGINKSWPIPLAIAATMLAAYFAQAGCGATYGIVPLIKKEITGQISGNVGAYGNFGGVMYLTIYSLTNAPTLFATMGIAALICGSLCAFFLKEPKGSFAAHHADEIPEMLPKQEQPILLDGKETY encoded by the coding sequence ATGCTCAAAGAATTGTTTTCGTTTCGAGGTCGCTATAAAACCTTACACCTGACTTGGTTAGCATTTTTCCTCACCTTTGTCTGTTGGTTCAACTTTGCCCCTTTTGCGTCAACTATCGGTAAAAGTCTGGCATTAGATAAAGGTCAACTCACGACTTTAGGGATTTGTAACCTAGCTCTCACGATTCCGGCGCGGATTATTATCGGGATGTTACTCGATAAGTACGGCCCTCGGATTACCTATTCAGCCCTGCTGGTTTTTGCTATAGTACCTTGTTTCGCCACAGCACTATCTCAAGATTTTAACCAACTGGTTTTCAGTCGCTTATTGATGGGGATAGTTGGTGCGGGCTTTGTGGTTGGTATTCGGATGGTTTCTGAGTGGTTTCCACCTAAAGAAATTGGGATTGCTGAAGGCATCTACGGTGGTTGGGGTAACTTTGGGGCTTTTGGTGCCGAATTTGCGCTCCCAGCCTTAGCTATTGGTACGGCTTTCTTGAGTGGTGGCGCTTATAACTGGCGGGTAGCTATAGCTTTGACTGGTGTGATAGCTGCTATCTATGGGGTGATTTACTACAACAGCGTCCAAGATACTCCTGCTGGGAAAGCTTATAAAAAGCCCAAGCGTAATGGAGGACTGCAAGTTACCAGCGCCCGCAGTTTCTATGCCTTGCTAGTCATGAACTTTGGTTTGATTTTTGCCCTCGGCGTGTTAGCTTGGCGTTTAGCTCAACCGAAGATTAACTTCTTAAGTACTGGGCAAATGTATGGGGTGTGGGGACTATTGTTAGCCTTGTACGCCTACCAAAGTTACAAGTCTTGGGAAGTTAACAAAGAAGTAGTTAGTGGTACTAAAACATATTCACCTAGCGAACGTTATCAATTCCGCCAAGTTGCCTTATTAGAGTTTACCTACGTTACTAACTTTGGTAGTGAATTAGCCGCAGTATCAATGCTACCTCTGTTCTTTGAATATACTTTCGGTTTAGAACACGCTCAAGCATCGATGATCGCCGCTTGTTATCCTTTCTTAAACTTAGTTTCTCGTCCTAGTGGTGGGTTAATTTCTGATAAGTTGGGTAGCCGCAAATGGACTATGACATTTATTTGTTTTGGGATTGGGATAAGTTATCTCATCGCTTTTGGAATCAACAAGAGTTGGCCGATTCCTTTAGCCATAGCAGCAACTATGTTAGCCGCCTATTTCGCTCAAGCTGGTTGCGGTGCAACTTATGGAATTGTCCCTTTAATTAAGAAGGAAATTACCGGGCAAATTTCCGGTAATGTAGGTGCTTATGGCAACTTTGGTGGAGTTATGTATCTAACTATTTATAGTTTGACCAATGCTCCCACTTTGTTCGCCACGATGGGGATTGCAGCTTTGATTTGCGGTAGCTTGTGTGCTTTCTTCCTCAAGGAACCTAAAGGATCTTTTGCCGCTCACCATGCTGATGAAATCCCAGAAATGTTACCAAAACAGGAACAGCCAATCTTACTAGATGGCAAGGAAACTTACTAG
- a CDS encoding type II toxin-antitoxin system VapC family toxin — protein MKLLLDTHALLWWLSKDAKLSQGAMEAISNPDNLVFVSAASAWEIAIKKAIGKLTAPDNLKEALDANNFLELPITIEHCQTLYQLPLHHQDPFDRIMLAQAMSERLILVSRDAKFTLYEISMLQA, from the coding sequence ATGAAATTACTTCTTGATACTCATGCCTTATTGTGGTGGTTGAGTAAAGATGCCAAGTTATCTCAAGGTGCTATGGAAGCAATCTCTAACCCAGATAATTTAGTGTTTGTCAGTGCAGCTAGTGCTTGGGAGATTGCGATTAAGAAAGCGATCGGTAAATTGACAGCGCCAGATAATTTGAAAGAAGCCTTAGATGCCAATAATTTCCTAGAACTTCCGATTACCATAGAACATTGCCAAACTCTCTACCAACTACCTTTACATCATCAAGATCCTTTCGATCGCATTATGTTGGCACAAGCAATGAGTGAGAGGTTAATCTTGGTAAGTCGGGATGCCAAATTTACTCTTTATGAAATATCCATGCTTCAGGCATAG
- a CDS encoding type II toxin-antitoxin system Phd/YefM family antitoxin, translated as MKIINIHQAKTTLSQLIESVLAGEEVIVSKAGKPLVRLIPYQPEKKNRTPGYWEGKVKMADDFDDPLPPEILAGFMGVSTEDEITS; from the coding sequence ATGAAAATAATTAATATTCACCAAGCTAAAACCACCCTCTCTCAACTGATTGAATCGGTGTTGGCTGGAGAGGAGGTAATTGTCAGCAAAGCAGGTAAACCCCTAGTACGGCTGATACCCTATCAGCCAGAGAAAAAAAACAGAACCCCTGGTTACTGGGAAGGTAAAGTCAAGATGGCTGATGATTTTGACGATCCATTACCTCCAGAGATTTTAGCTGGTTTTATGGGTGTAAGCACAGAAGATGAAATTACTTCTTGA
- the dacB gene encoding D-alanyl-D-alanine carboxypeptidase/D-alanyl-D-alanine endopeptidase: MNFYHLIVNLKPIYLPILLLTAQISLIKPASAQNSVQATPVDNSSPRICPANLPSEIQKITTRPLLAKARWGIAVETLSGGKTLYSQERDKYFIPASNVKLLTSAAALTRLGSDFRIRTSIYATDSPKQSLLLVGRGDPSFSNPQLRELVRQLQAKNYTQIEELKVSDRYFQGTTTHPTWEWEDVQYYYGTIVNSLILNQNAVGLTIYPQKVGNPLNYVWSDPLAVWGRPVANESLTSEANSAANLQLIGIPGKSLLKIQGQLPVGSQPESQSLAVIDPAKYFTDSFQVALLSVGIKVKAVKFLSTTEAPNPETEVAFVESPPLTDLLMEVNQNSNNLYSEVLLRTLGAIKQPKQDYDVSVVGLSTIKDTLKQIGVDPQSYIIVDGSGLSRHNLVSPDSLIQTLKAMDKSPYASVYRQSLPASGMNGTLKNRFGNAVNLIQAKTGTMTGVVALSGYITPTDYEPLVFSIIVNQSDQKAIATRQSIDEVVILLTRLRRC; the protein is encoded by the coding sequence ATGAATTTTTATCATCTAATTGTGAACTTAAAGCCAATTTACCTGCCAATTCTGTTATTAACAGCGCAAATATCTTTAATTAAACCTGCTAGCGCTCAAAATTCAGTTCAAGCTACACCTGTAGATAATTCTAGTCCTCGTATTTGTCCAGCCAATTTACCCAGTGAAATTCAAAAGATTACCACTCGTCCCTTATTAGCCAAAGCCAGGTGGGGAATCGCAGTGGAAACCTTATCTGGTGGAAAAACTTTATATAGTCAGGAACGGGATAAATACTTTATTCCTGCTTCCAATGTGAAACTTCTCACTAGTGCTGCGGCGTTAACTCGTTTAGGATCTGATTTTCGGATTCGGACTTCTATTTATGCTACAGATTCACCAAAACAATCGCTATTATTAGTTGGTAGAGGCGATCCTAGTTTTAGTAACCCGCAGTTGAGGGAATTAGTCAGACAGCTACAAGCCAAAAACTACACGCAAATTGAAGAACTGAAGGTCAGCGATCGCTATTTTCAAGGTACTACAACTCATCCTACTTGGGAATGGGAAGACGTACAATACTATTACGGCACGATAGTTAATAGTCTAATTCTCAATCAAAATGCCGTAGGATTGACTATATATCCGCAAAAAGTTGGTAATCCCTTAAATTATGTCTGGAGCGATCCTTTAGCTGTCTGGGGAAGACCTGTAGCCAACGAAAGCCTCACCTCTGAGGCAAATTCAGCAGCTAATCTCCAATTAATTGGAATTCCTGGCAAATCTCTCCTCAAAATTCAAGGACAATTACCTGTAGGAAGTCAACCAGAGTCTCAATCTCTAGCAGTTATCGATCCTGCCAAGTATTTTACAGATAGTTTTCAGGTAGCATTGTTATCTGTCGGAATTAAGGTTAAAGCGGTCAAATTCCTTTCCACAACGGAAGCGCCAAACCCAGAAACAGAAGTAGCATTTGTCGAATCTCCCCCATTAACTGACTTGTTAATGGAAGTGAACCAAAATAGCAATAATCTGTATTCAGAGGTACTATTGCGGACATTAGGAGCTATAAAACAGCCAAAACAAGATTATGATGTATCTGTTGTCGGTTTATCAACCATTAAAGACACCCTCAAACAGATTGGAGTCGATCCCCAAAGCTATATAATTGTCGATGGTTCTGGATTATCTCGCCACAATTTAGTTAGTCCCGATAGCTTGATTCAAACCCTGAAAGCGATGGATAAATCGCCTTATGCTAGTGTTTACCGCCAATCTTTACCCGCATCTGGAATGAATGGAACTTTAAAAAACAGATTTGGGAATGCAGTCAACCTCATTCAAGCTAAAACAGGAACTATGACTGGGGTAGTTGCCTTATCTGGTTATATCACCCCAACAGATTATGAACCATTAGTTTTCAGCATTATAGTCAACCAATCAGACCAAAAAGCGATCGCCACTCGTCAATCGATAGATGAGGTGGTAATTTTATTAACTAGGTTGCGAAGATGCTAA
- a CDS encoding PHP domain-containing protein, protein MVTNFAGRTAANSIAATDVIALREVLGQIDAHSCPQFYNFHMHTLCSDGRLEPERLMQQAVAIGLLGMAITDHHSTSGYNLAQQWLTNIQEQSDSSLAAQKLRLWTGVEITAHLLNTEVHILGYAFDPNSSSLEPYLQGKSTKGDLSQAFRVINGIHQAGGLAVLAHPARYHSPATDLIPAAADLGIDGVETYYAYNNPSPWQPSPKQTEQVKQLALAHGLLHTCGTDTHGTNLLQRL, encoded by the coding sequence ATGGTCACCAATTTCGCAGGTCGAACTGCTGCTAACTCCATAGCAGCTACAGATGTAATAGCACTCAGAGAGGTTTTGGGTCAAATTGATGCCCATAGTTGTCCGCAGTTCTACAATTTCCATATGCATACCCTGTGTTCTGATGGACGGTTAGAACCAGAAAGATTGATGCAGCAAGCAGTCGCTATTGGTCTTTTGGGCATGGCAATTACAGACCATCACAGCACCTCTGGCTACAATTTAGCCCAGCAGTGGTTGACCAACATCCAAGAACAGTCAGATAGCTCTCTAGCCGCCCAAAAGCTCCGTTTATGGACGGGTGTAGAGATTACAGCCCATTTATTAAATACAGAAGTACATATTTTGGGTTATGCTTTCGATCCCAACTCTTCTAGCCTAGAGCCATATCTTCAAGGTAAATCTACCAAAGGAGATTTAAGCCAAGCATTTAGGGTAATTAATGGGATACACCAAGCTGGCGGATTAGCCGTTTTAGCCCATCCAGCCCGTTATCACTCTCCCGCGACAGATTTGATCCCCGCCGCCGCCGATTTGGGGATAGATGGAGTGGAAACTTACTACGCCTATAATAATCCTAGTCCTTGGCAACCGAGTCCCAAACAAACCGAACAAGTGAAGCAATTGGCTCTAGCTCATGGCTTGTTACATACTTGCGGTACAGATACTCATGGAACTAATTTACTCCAACGTCTTTAG
- a CDS encoding GH3 family domain-containing protein, with translation MNRIGLPIFVLRHLLKRTADNFHCCLFKPETTQLALQKQLFSAFQSSQYFRSFADKSISQWSEVPIIEYKDIQYLISQQISQKNNFFTNEPVQFYEKTSGSRSAAKLIPYTKSLLNSFNNMFCIWAYDIIINAPKLCKGKIYFCVSPQLAEINSNEFGLANDSEYLNPWLRWFLQPFLVSSEGLNRLTDPELFKHELAKRLLLTEDLEIISIWNPTFLKVHLDYIQIHQESLCKELKNSLSKERSQLLLSSEIDWKKMWSHLKIISCWDSAHAASQANYLRSLFPTVMVQGKGLLATEAPMTIPLIKAAGCVPMLTEVFFEFVDEAGKIHLLHELEIGATYEIILSQKGGLYRYKIGDRVRVTHYYLNTPCLEFIGRSAAISDLVGEKLHEDFVKDCLIKLDLKDTFFQSLLPVIEPISHYVLLLDKTQEDSEQMANRFDTLLQEAYHYRQARLLGQLAPIQVLVSSNISDLVVKYQIKAGKKWGDIKHQFILNPVIDIKLIF, from the coding sequence ATGAACCGGATTGGTTTACCAATTTTCGTTTTGCGTCATTTGTTGAAGCGAACTGCTGACAACTTTCATTGCTGTTTATTCAAACCAGAAACGACACAATTAGCTCTTCAAAAACAGCTTTTCTCGGCTTTTCAAAGCAGTCAATATTTTAGAAGTTTTGCAGATAAATCTATTTCTCAGTGGTCAGAAGTTCCGATTATTGAATATAAAGATATTCAATATTTAATTAGTCAGCAAATTAGTCAAAAAAACAACTTTTTTACAAACGAACCAGTTCAGTTTTATGAAAAAACTTCTGGAAGTAGATCGGCGGCTAAGCTAATTCCTTATACTAAATCTCTGCTGAATAGTTTTAATAATATGTTTTGCATTTGGGCGTATGATATTATCATCAATGCTCCCAAATTATGTAAAGGTAAGATATATTTCTGTGTCTCTCCTCAATTAGCAGAAATAAATAGTAATGAATTTGGTTTAGCTAATGATAGTGAATATTTAAATCCTTGGCTGAGGTGGTTTTTGCAGCCTTTCTTAGTATCTTCAGAGGGATTAAATCGGCTTACAGATCCAGAGTTATTTAAACACGAACTGGCAAAAAGATTACTCTTAACTGAAGATTTAGAAATTATTTCTATCTGGAATCCAACTTTTTTAAAAGTTCATTTAGATTATATTCAAATACATCAAGAAAGTCTATGTAAAGAACTAAAAAACAGTTTATCTAAAGAGCGATCGCAACTACTATTATCATCTGAAATTGACTGGAAAAAAATGTGGTCGCACCTGAAAATTATCTCTTGTTGGGATAGCGCGCACGCGGCTAGTCAAGCCAACTATTTGCGATCGCTTTTCCCCACAGTCATGGTTCAAGGTAAGGGATTACTCGCCACTGAAGCACCCATGACTATCCCCTTAATTAAGGCTGCCGGATGCGTACCAATGCTGACAGAAGTATTTTTTGAATTTGTCGATGAAGCCGGAAAAATTCATTTACTTCATGAGTTAGAAATTGGGGCAACTTATGAAATTATTTTGTCACAAAAAGGAGGATTATATAGATATAAGATAGGCGATCGCGTGCGAGTTACTCACTATTATCTCAATACTCCCTGTCTAGAATTTATCGGACGCAGTGCAGCCATTAGCGACCTAGTTGGAGAAAAGCTACACGAAGATTTTGTCAAAGATTGTTTGATAAAACTGGATTTGAAAGATACTTTCTTTCAATCATTATTACCAGTTATAGAACCTATTTCCCACTATGTTTTATTATTAGATAAAACGCAAGAAGATTCTGAACAAATGGCTAATAGATTTGATACTCTTCTCCAAGAAGCATATCACTATCGTCAAGCTAGATTGTTAGGACAATTAGCACCTATTCAGGTATTAGTATCGTCAAACATTTCAGATTTAGTAGTTAAATATCAAATCAAAGCTGGAAAAAAGTGGGGAGATATCAAACACCAATTTATTCTCAATCCAGTCATCGATATCAAATTAATATTTTAG
- a CDS encoding 2Fe-2S iron-sulfur cluster-binding protein yields MEKFGAYPGQKPKPVIEESAPVTTQIEFKPYIPTTPTITNGNGAVKAVPSGVISFTQSGKEVTCEGGDFILDAAEKAGIEIESSCRAGTCGTCKHKLASGEVQYEGELDGLDDIEKEQGWILTCISRPAGKIAIEA; encoded by the coding sequence ATCGAGAAGTTTGGCGCTTATCCAGGACAAAAACCCAAACCCGTCATCGAAGAATCAGCCCCTGTAACTACTCAAATTGAATTCAAGCCTTACATTCCAACGACTCCAACCATAACAAATGGCAATGGTGCAGTTAAAGCAGTTCCATCTGGTGTAATTAGCTTTACCCAATCGGGGAAAGAAGTAACGTGCGAAGGTGGCGATTTCATCCTCGATGCGGCTGAAAAAGCTGGGATTGAGATAGAAAGTAGCTGTCGCGCAGGGACTTGCGGTACTTGCAAGCACAAGCTGGCGAGTGGAGAAGTGCAATATGAAGGCGAACTTGATGGCTTAGACGATATAGAAAAGGAACAAGGCTGGATTTTGACCTGTATTTCTAGACCAGCAGGAAAAATAGCCATAGAAGCCTAG
- a CDS encoding molybdopterin oxidoreductase family protein, translated as MSETTKTLCPYCGVGCGLEVSPPAQPGKPINRDAQGTPIWKVQGDKSHPSSQGMVCVKGATIAESLHKDRLLYPMVRNSLDEPFKRVSWNEAFNRIVDRINQVAATQGPNAICMYGSGQFQTQDYYIAQKLLKGCLGTNNFDANSRLCMSSAVAGYIQSFGADGPPCCYDDLELTDCALLIGTNTAECHPIIFNRLRKYHKKNPNVKLIVVDPRHTATAEAADLHLAIKPGTDIDLLNGMAYLLLRWGYINSEFIDECTVNFPAFAEVINHYPPEAVAQTCGISQTDLETAARYWGESGQVLSLWSMGMNQSSEGTAKVRSLINLHLMTGQIGKPGAGPFSLTGQPNAMGGREAGGLSHLLPGYRVVKNEVHRREIEEFWGLTPGKIPSTPGMTAWDMITGLETGDVGVLWVAATNPAVSMPDLERTKAALKRSPFTIYQDAYYPTETAAYAHVLLPAAQWGEKTGTMTNSERVVTLCSAFKPPVGEAKADWEIFAEVGRRLGFVKEFTFSNSAQVYAEFVEITKGRPCDQSGISHEKLTEKGPIQWPCSETLDVTVTSLQDSKRLYTNGRFHTPDGRARFGAYHSRGLAEPPDPSYPFVLTTGRLYGHWHTQTRTGRIPKITQMHPEPFIEIHPRDAISLGMIEGEWIEVRSRRGKARFPVKITKGISPGTVFVPMHWGALWAEQSEANALTHPESCPDSLQPELKACAVNLMPISAKSMATEEIQKSKVTHIFSSPVSV; from the coding sequence ATGAGTGAGACAACCAAAACTCTGTGTCCTTATTGTGGTGTTGGCTGCGGATTGGAAGTGTCGCCGCCAGCACAACCAGGTAAACCAATCAATCGGGATGCACAAGGAACACCGATTTGGAAAGTTCAAGGCGACAAATCTCATCCTTCGAGTCAGGGTATGGTTTGCGTTAAGGGTGCAACTATTGCGGAATCTTTGCATAAAGACAGGCTTCTCTACCCAATGGTACGGAATTCCCTGGATGAACCATTTAAGAGAGTCTCTTGGAACGAAGCTTTTAACCGTATAGTCGATCGCATTAACCAGGTTGCAGCTACTCAAGGGCCAAATGCCATTTGTATGTATGGTTCCGGTCAGTTTCAAACTCAAGATTACTATATTGCCCAAAAACTCCTCAAAGGCTGCTTGGGAACTAATAATTTTGATGCTAACTCTCGTTTGTGTATGTCTTCGGCGGTGGCGGGGTATATTCAAAGTTTTGGCGCAGATGGCCCACCTTGTTGCTATGACGATTTAGAATTAACCGATTGTGCCTTATTAATTGGGACTAATACCGCCGAATGTCACCCAATCATATTTAACCGCCTGCGGAAATACCACAAGAAAAACCCAAATGTGAAATTGATTGTGGTCGATCCCCGCCATACTGCAACTGCGGAAGCGGCTGACTTGCACTTAGCCATTAAACCAGGTACAGATATAGATCTCCTCAATGGCATGGCTTATTTATTATTGCGTTGGGGATATATCAATTCGGAATTTATTGATGAGTGTACGGTCAACTTTCCAGCTTTTGCCGAAGTAATTAACCACTACCCACCAGAAGCAGTCGCCCAAACTTGCGGGATTAGCCAGACTGATTTGGAGACAGCAGCCAGATATTGGGGAGAATCTGGGCAAGTTCTGTCTCTTTGGTCAATGGGAATGAATCAATCTTCAGAAGGAACTGCTAAGGTCAGAAGTTTGATCAACCTACATTTGATGACAGGACAAATCGGTAAACCAGGTGCTGGACCATTTTCCTTGACTGGACAACCCAACGCGATGGGAGGAAGGGAAGCAGGAGGACTCAGCCATCTGCTTCCAGGTTATCGAGTGGTGAAAAATGAAGTCCATCGTCGGGAAATTGAAGAATTTTGGGGATTAACACCTGGTAAAATACCTTCTACTCCAGGCATGACCGCTTGGGACATGATTACGGGGTTAGAAACTGGTGATGTGGGGGTGTTATGGGTAGCAGCTACCAATCCGGCGGTGAGTATGCCAGATCTGGAAAGAACTAAGGCGGCTTTGAAGCGATCGCCTTTTACTATCTACCAAGATGCCTACTATCCCACCGAAACTGCCGCCTACGCTCATGTTTTGTTACCTGCGGCTCAATGGGGCGAAAAAACCGGAACGATGACTAATTCGGAACGGGTGGTGACTCTATGTTCGGCTTTTAAACCCCCTGTCGGGGAAGCCAAGGCGGATTGGGAAATATTTGCGGAAGTTGGACGCAGATTGGGTTTTGTCAAGGAATTCACCTTCTCTAACTCCGCCCAAGTTTATGCCGAATTTGTCGAAATTACTAAAGGTCGTCCCTGCGATCAAAGTGGCATTAGTCACGAAAAACTGACGGAAAAAGGTCCAATTCAATGGCCCTGTTCAGAGACGTTAGATGTAACTGTAACATCTCTACAGGATTCTAAACGTCTTTATACTAACGGGCGGTTCCATACCCCTGATGGGCGCGCTAGATTTGGTGCTTATCACTCTCGCGGACTAGCAGAACCACCCGATCCCAGTTATCCTTTTGTCTTAACTACAGGTAGACTATACGGACATTGGCATACCCAAACCCGTACTGGTAGGATTCCCAAAATTACCCAAATGCATCCCGAACCATTTATTGAAATTCACCCCAGAGATGCCATAAGTTTAGGAATGATTGAAGGGGAATGGATCGAAGTGCGATCGCGTCGCGGTAAAGCTCGGTTTCCAGTTAAAATTACCAAAGGAATCTCTCCTGGAACTGTCTTTGTGCCCATGCACTGGGGCGCACTTTGGGCAGAACAATCGGAAGCTAACGCCTTGACTCACCCCGAATCTTGTCCTGACTCTCTCCAACCAGAACTTAAAGCTTGTGCTGTCAATTTAATGCCGATTTCAGCTAAATCGATGGCTACTGAGGAAATACAGAAATCTAAAGTTACTCATATTTTCTCATCTCCTGTTTCTGTTTGA
- the ftsH gene encoding ATP-dependent zinc metalloprotease FtsH, producing MERKISRSDNSTARSLWRWAAGWLVCQSVLLGTPAFAKDQPEPLSYGQLLQKIDRNEVSRLEIDPVNKIAKVKLKKEPNQIQEVGLLEENPELLKRSLDKKVEVEIKPSADRRAAVGLALNLLFVFLLLTEIVMLLRRSASASGQAMNFGKSRARFQMQAESGVKFDDVAGIEEAKEELSEVVSFLKQPEKFTAIGARIPKGVLLVGPPGTGKTLLAKAIAGEAGVPFFSISGSEFVEMFVGVGASRVRDLFKKAKENAPCLIFIDEIDAVGRQRGTGIGGGNDEREQTLNQLLTEMDGFEGNTGIIIIAATNRPDVLDSALLRPGRFDRQIMVDPPDFKGRLGVLEVHAKNKKLAEEVSLEAIARRSPGFTGADLANLLNEAAIFAARRHKDQIEMTEINDALDRVIAGMEGTPLVDSKNKRLIAYHEVGHALIATMLPAANPVEKVTLVPRGQANGLTWYTPNEEIGLDSKTQILARITMSLGGRAAEEIIFGKDEITTGASQDLETLTERARLMVTQFGMSELGPLALESPNQQVFLGRDWGGNRSEYSEEIATNIDNQVRSIVDRCYQQAKRIISENRSLVDILVETLIDKETLDGDEFRKIVAEFKVSLQPELVTAYGRSQKSEVTSQK from the coding sequence ATGGAGAGAAAAATCAGCCGTAGTGACAATTCTACAGCACGTTCTTTATGGCGTTGGGCTGCGGGCTGGTTAGTTTGTCAAAGCGTGTTGCTGGGAACACCAGCTTTTGCTAAAGATCAACCAGAACCTTTAAGTTATGGTCAGCTTTTGCAGAAAATTGATCGCAATGAAGTGAGCCGACTCGAAATCGATCCGGTTAATAAAATCGCCAAAGTCAAGCTCAAGAAAGAGCCAAATCAGATCCAAGAAGTCGGTTTGCTAGAGGAAAATCCTGAATTACTTAAAAGGAGCTTGGACAAAAAAGTCGAGGTGGAAATAAAACCATCGGCGGATCGGCGTGCGGCTGTAGGTTTAGCTTTAAATCTGTTATTCGTTTTCTTGCTCCTCACTGAGATCGTCATGCTGTTAAGGCGATCGGCTAGTGCTTCTGGTCAAGCGATGAACTTTGGTAAATCCAGAGCTAGATTTCAAATGCAAGCGGAAAGCGGAGTCAAATTTGATGATGTCGCGGGAATTGAAGAGGCAAAAGAAGAACTGAGCGAGGTTGTCTCATTCCTCAAACAACCAGAAAAATTCACGGCTATTGGCGCTCGAATTCCCAAGGGTGTGTTGTTAGTGGGTCCTCCAGGAACAGGAAAAACTTTGCTAGCCAAAGCTATTGCTGGGGAAGCAGGAGTTCCTTTCTTCAGCATTTCTGGGAGCGAATTTGTCGAAATGTTTGTGGGTGTGGGTGCTTCTCGCGTCCGAGACTTGTTCAAAAAAGCGAAAGAAAACGCCCCCTGTTTGATCTTCATCGACGAAATAGACGCTGTAGGGCGGCAAAGAGGCACGGGAATCGGGGGTGGAAACGATGAGCGAGAACAGACCCTGAACCAATTACTCACGGAAATGGACGGGTTTGAAGGCAATACAGGCATCATTATCATTGCTGCTACCAACCGCCCTGACGTACTAGATTCTGCTTTGTTGCGTCCAGGACGATTCGATCGCCAAATCATGGTCGATCCGCCAGATTTTAAGGGTCGTCTCGGAGTTTTAGAAGTCCATGCCAAGAATAAAAAATTAGCCGAGGAAGTATCTTTAGAGGCGATCGCCAGACGCAGCCCAGGTTTTACTGGTGCAGATTTAGCAAATTTGCTGAATGAAGCGGCTATTTTCGCTGCCAGACGGCATAAAGATCAAATAGAGATGACTGAGATTAATGATGCTCTCGATCGCGTGATTGCGGGAATGGAGGGTACGCCTCTAGTAGATAGCAAAAATAAGCGACTAATTGCCTATCATGAGGTAGGTCATGCCTTGATAGCGACTATGTTACCTGCTGCCAATCCAGTTGAGAAAGTCACTTTAGTACCTAGAGGTCAAGCCAATGGACTCACCTGGTATACTCCTAACGAAGAAATAGGTTTAGATTCTAAAACTCAAATTTTAGCTCGAATTACCATGAGTTTAGGCGGTAGAGCGGCTGAGGAAATCATTTTTGGCAAAGATGAGATTACAACAGGTGCTAGTCAAGATTTAGAAACCTTAACGGAAAGAGCCAGACTGATGGTAACTCAGTTTGGAATGTCAGAACTCGGACCATTAGCGCTAGAAAGTCCTAATCAGCAAGTGTTTTTGGGACGGGATTGGGGAGGTAACCGTTCGGAATATTCTGAGGAAATTGCCACTAACATTGATAACCAAGTCCGCAGCATTGTCGATCGGTGTTACCAGCAAGCTAAACGGATTATCAGTGAAAATCGCTCGTTGGTAGACATATTGGTCGAAACTTTGATTGATAAAGAAACCTTAGATGGCGATGAATTTAGGAAAATTGTGGCTGAGTTTAAGGTTTCATTACAGCCAGAGTTAGTGACTGCCTATGGCAGAAGTCAGAAGTCAGAAGTCACAAGTCAGAAGTAA